In Aquiflexum balticum DSM 16537, a single genomic region encodes these proteins:
- a CDS encoding M3 family metallopeptidase gives MKKQMIAAIASVSLLLACEQSENENDMTNPFFEAYNTPFEVPPFDKIKNEHFAPALREGMNQQQQEIDAIVNNPDAPTFENTIEAMEYSGDLLSRTNIVFSNLNSANTNDELQAIAREMAPELSKHNDNINLNEKLFARVKAIWDQKDNLNLNPEQEKLLEKRYKSFVRSGANLSESDKEKMRAINSKLSTLSLQFGQNLLAETNAFQLVIDNQDDLSGLSESQIEAAASDAKAAGMEGKWLFTLQNPSVMPFLQYADNRELRRQIWEAYQIRGNQGNDKDNKEILLEIANLRREKANLLGFKTHADYVLEETMAKNPENVYNLLNQLWTPAQAKAKVEGAEMQAMINASGNGFELAPWDWRYYEEKLKQQKFDLDEQEVKPYFALDKVQDGVFMVVKNLWGLTFEEIKDIPVYHPDAKAYEVKEADGTHVGVLYMDFHPRASKRGGAWMTSYRAQKSINGERKAPVISIVCNFTRPTADAPALLTFDEVSTFFHEFGHALHGLLSNVQYRSLAGTSVPRDFVELPSQIMENWATEPTVLKQYAIHYKTGEVIPDALIEKLQKSGTFGQGFGTTEYLAASLLDLDYHTQTSPISLSADEFEKASMDKIGLMEEIIPRYRSTYFSHIFSGGYSSGYYSYIWSGVLDTDAFQAFKETDLFNQDKAQAFRKEILERGGTDDPMKMYVNFRGAEPKIDALLKKRGLDEVSMERRD, from the coding sequence ATGAAAAAACAAATGATTGCTGCTATTGCTTCCGTAAGCCTCTTGTTGGCCTGTGAGCAAAGCGAAAATGAAAACGATATGACCAACCCGTTCTTTGAGGCTTATAATACGCCTTTTGAAGTACCCCCTTTTGACAAAATCAAAAATGAACATTTTGCTCCGGCCCTTAGGGAAGGAATGAATCAACAACAGCAGGAAATAGATGCCATTGTCAACAATCCTGATGCTCCTACTTTCGAAAATACCATTGAAGCAATGGAATATTCGGGAGATTTACTGAGCCGGACCAATATTGTCTTTTCCAATCTGAACAGTGCCAACACTAATGATGAACTCCAGGCTATTGCCAGAGAAATGGCACCTGAATTATCAAAGCATAATGACAATATCAACCTGAATGAAAAACTCTTTGCCAGAGTTAAAGCGATTTGGGATCAAAAAGACAACCTCAACCTGAATCCCGAACAGGAAAAATTGCTGGAGAAAAGATATAAGTCATTTGTAAGAAGTGGAGCAAACCTAAGCGAGTCTGACAAAGAGAAAATGCGGGCCATAAACAGCAAACTCTCCACTTTGAGTCTACAATTCGGACAAAATCTATTGGCCGAAACAAATGCCTTCCAATTGGTAATCGATAATCAGGATGATCTTTCCGGCTTGTCAGAAAGTCAAATTGAGGCTGCGGCAAGTGACGCTAAAGCAGCCGGAATGGAAGGAAAATGGCTTTTTACGCTTCAAAACCCAAGTGTGATGCCCTTTCTTCAATATGCAGACAACCGCGAATTGAGAAGACAAATCTGGGAGGCTTACCAAATCAGAGGCAATCAGGGAAACGACAAAGACAACAAAGAAATCTTGCTGGAAATAGCAAATCTCAGAAGAGAAAAAGCAAATCTACTTGGTTTCAAAACCCATGCGGATTATGTCCTGGAGGAAACCATGGCCAAGAATCCTGAAAATGTATATAACTTATTAAACCAACTTTGGACTCCTGCCCAGGCAAAAGCAAAAGTAGAAGGAGCAGAAATGCAGGCAATGATCAATGCTTCTGGCAATGGTTTTGAATTGGCCCCTTGGGATTGGAGATATTATGAAGAGAAGTTGAAGCAGCAGAAATTCGACTTGGACGAACAAGAGGTAAAACCATATTTTGCTTTGGATAAAGTTCAGGACGGGGTTTTCATGGTAGTTAAAAATCTCTGGGGCCTGACTTTTGAGGAAATCAAAGACATTCCCGTATACCATCCTGATGCCAAAGCTTATGAAGTTAAAGAAGCCGATGGAACTCATGTAGGCGTATTGTATATGGATTTTCACCCTAGAGCATCCAAAAGAGGTGGCGCTTGGATGACATCCTACAGGGCACAGAAATCAATAAACGGTGAAAGAAAAGCGCCTGTAATTTCAATTGTGTGCAACTTCACAAGACCAACTGCAGATGCTCCTGCTTTATTGACTTTTGATGAAGTGTCAACTTTCTTTCACGAGTTTGGTCATGCACTCCATGGCCTGTTATCCAACGTGCAATACCGAAGTCTTGCAGGAACATCAGTACCAAGGGACTTTGTTGAATTGCCGTCACAGATTATGGAAAACTGGGCTACAGAGCCAACTGTTTTAAAACAGTATGCCATCCATTATAAGACCGGTGAAGTGATACCTGATGCATTAATTGAAAAACTCCAAAAAAGCGGCACTTTTGGTCAGGGATTTGGGACTACAGAATATTTGGCTGCTTCCTTATTGGATTTGGATTACCATACCCAGACCAGTCCTATTTCATTAAGCGCAGATGAATTTGAAAAGGCTTCCATGGATAAAATTGGTCTAATGGAAGAAATTATCCCACGTTACAGAAGTACTTACTTTTCACATATTTTCTCGGGCGGTTATTCTTCGGGATATTACAGTTATATCTGGTCCGGAGTATTGGACACAGATGCTTTCCAGGCTTTCAAAGAAACCGACCTGTTCAATCAGGACAAGGCACAGGCTTTCCGAAAAGAAATTCTTGAAAGAGGTGGAACAGATGATCCTATGAAAATGTATGTGAATTTCAGAGGTGCTGAGCCCAAAATCGATGCCCTTTTGAAGAAAAGAGGATTGGATGAGGTATCCATGGAAAGAAGAGATTGA
- a CDS encoding OprD family outer membrane porin codes for MRVLILLIFSTFLHFQSIAQESDTLRNKSKSPIHGTIGLRSYWMSTSYWENFKGDFALGQSAFIQLKTKAYKGFSIVGRYSVFGNLWSSDLLGRDPVTQNFNRYEVGLFDVNDPSDKFFGKVEELQIRYSSSKFNAVLGRMDINTPFINPQDGRLSPTFVEGVRLDFQPDKKNKFSAQFIGRMSPRSTSGWFDIGETIGIYPVGQSEFGGPSNYQGNTESNFFTVVDWQHRTDSDVQLQLNHTYVDNISNTVFTQAVKDWDIANSGKKFVTGLQFIVQDGIGDGGNPEPDKRFKNPDDLNFVLGGRIGIKSNRSIWWLNYTRIDGRGRFLNPREWGRDPFFTFIPRERNEGYNQVDAFTTYYQRNFPEKGLQFYGFAGLHFLPDPGNTELNKYAFPSYAQANFGGKYVPKNWGKGLDFHAILMSKLNIKSGEIKPQWIFNKVNMIHVNFIVNYTIQWK; via the coding sequence ATGAGAGTTTTGATTCTATTGATTTTTTCAACTTTCTTGCACTTTCAGAGTATTGCCCAAGAATCTGATACGCTTAGAAATAAATCCAAAAGCCCAATACACGGAACTATTGGACTTAGGTCTTATTGGATGTCCACAAGTTATTGGGAAAATTTCAAAGGAGACTTTGCCTTGGGACAAAGTGCATTTATTCAACTTAAAACCAAAGCGTATAAAGGCTTTTCCATAGTGGGAAGGTATTCCGTTTTTGGCAACTTATGGAGTTCGGATTTATTGGGAAGAGATCCGGTTACCCAAAATTTCAACAGGTATGAAGTAGGGCTTTTTGATGTAAACGATCCATCTGACAAGTTTTTTGGGAAAGTGGAAGAACTTCAAATAAGGTATAGTTCTTCAAAATTCAATGCGGTCCTGGGCCGAATGGATATCAACACACCTTTTATCAATCCTCAAGACGGTCGTCTTTCTCCAACATTTGTGGAGGGGGTACGCTTGGATTTTCAACCGGACAAGAAAAACAAATTCTCAGCCCAATTTATAGGAAGAATGAGCCCTAGGTCAACTTCGGGTTGGTTTGATATTGGGGAGACAATAGGAATATATCCCGTTGGCCAAAGTGAATTTGGGGGTCCATCAAATTATCAGGGTAATACCGAAAGTAATTTCTTCACCGTGGTGGATTGGCAGCATCGTACAGATTCGGATGTTCAGTTACAGTTAAACCATACTTATGTAGACAATATTTCAAACACGGTTTTTACGCAAGCCGTAAAGGATTGGGACATTGCAAATAGTGGGAAAAAGTTTGTTACAGGTCTGCAGTTTATAGTGCAAGATGGGATAGGTGATGGAGGTAATCCTGAACCTGATAAAAGATTCAAAAATCCTGATGATTTGAATTTTGTGTTGGGAGGCAGAATAGGTATCAAATCCAACAGGTCTATTTGGTGGCTGAATTATACAAGAATAGACGGCAGGGGAAGATTTCTGAATCCTCGTGAGTGGGGTCGAGATCCTTTTTTCACATTTATACCGCGAGAACGTAATGAAGGTTATAATCAGGTAGATGCCTTCACCACCTATTACCAAAGAAATTTTCCTGAAAAAGGCCTCCAATTCTATGGCTTTGCAGGATTACATTTTTTACCGGATCCAGGCAATACCGAATTGAATAAGTATGCATTTCCCTCTTATGCCCAAGCAAACTTTGGGGGGAAATACGTTCCAAAAAACTGGGGGAAAGGTTTGGATTTTCATGCGATTTTGATGAGTAAACTGAATATCAAATCAGGAGAAATAAAGCCCCAATGGATTTTCAATAAGGTCAATATGATTCATGTTAATTTTATTGTGAATTATACCATTCAATGGAAGTAA
- a CDS encoding c-type cytochrome has translation MKDIFRPFIKILTLMVGLLVTITLLTVILIGTVVLMFNGTSSQKSDQLASAGNAVVATVANTYRGVIPKEGLWQAPAWNTVEAEPNADLIKYGKELIANTSEYLGPNGKVKKISNGMNCQNCHLNAGSLPLGNNYAAVASTYPKVRGRSGQMEDIPKRINDCFERSLNGKALENNSKEMLAMVAYMEWLGKDVPKGESPKGVGIYEVPFLDRAADPIKGKTVYSQLCQSCHMEDGQGMMKADKTGYTYPPLWGEHSYNHGAGLFRMSRFAGYVKTNMPLGATFERPLLTDEQAWDVAAYVNSMDRPGKDLSKDWPDISKKPVDHPFGPFSDEFSEEQHKFGPFKPIKEAREKAAK, from the coding sequence ATGAAAGATATTTTCCGGCCATTTATAAAAATTCTGACTTTAATGGTTGGTCTATTGGTGACTATTACACTATTGACCGTAATCCTGATTGGAACAGTGGTGCTGATGTTTAATGGCACTTCTTCTCAAAAATCAGATCAATTAGCCTCCGCGGGAAATGCGGTAGTAGCTACAGTCGCAAATACTTATAGGGGTGTCATTCCAAAAGAGGGTCTTTGGCAGGCACCAGCCTGGAATACGGTAGAAGCCGAACCCAATGCAGACCTCATTAAATATGGAAAAGAGTTGATAGCCAACACATCGGAATATTTGGGGCCAAATGGAAAAGTGAAAAAAATATCCAATGGGATGAACTGCCAAAACTGCCATTTGAATGCTGGCTCTTTACCTTTGGGCAATAACTATGCAGCTGTTGCATCCACTTATCCAAAAGTAAGAGGCCGTTCCGGGCAAATGGAGGATATCCCCAAAAGAATCAATGATTGTTTTGAAAGAAGTCTGAATGGAAAAGCCTTAGAAAATAACAGTAAAGAAATGCTGGCAATGGTCGCTTACATGGAATGGCTTGGAAAAGACGTACCCAAGGGTGAATCCCCGAAAGGAGTTGGAATATACGAAGTGCCATTTTTGGACAGGGCCGCGGATCCGATAAAAGGTAAAACCGTTTATTCCCAATTATGCCAAAGCTGTCATATGGAAGATGGTCAGGGAATGATGAAAGCAGACAAAACAGGATATACTTACCCACCACTATGGGGAGAGCACAGTTATAATCACGGAGCGGGTCTGTTCAGGATGTCAAGGTTTGCAGGGTATGTCAAAACCAACATGCCATTAGGAGCAACTTTCGAAAGGCCATTGCTTACGGATGAGCAGGCATGGGATGTGGCAGCCTATGTCAACTCCATGGACCGTCCCGGAAAAGATCTTTCTAAAGATTGGCCGGATATTTCCAAAAAACCCGTCGACCATCCATTCGGACCTTTTTCGGATGAATTCAGTGAGGAACAACATAAATTCGGTCCATTCAAACCGATAAAAGAAGCAAGAGAAAAAGCCGCGAAATGA
- a CDS encoding acyl-[acyl-carrier-protein] thioesterase, which yields MSEKIPFQFEKKFEVLSFQIDPKGRLRMSALADLMQEVAWKHADSRDFGKALFDQGYIWVLSRFEIKVHKMPSWGEEITVKTAGRGIDKLFALREFLVVSATGEVLAEAMSAWLLLEIKSKRPQRPGNVLPPELFSYIDGSQLMPDKIPLPEKPVFGDLIKVRPFDLDMNNHVNNVSYIRWVEDFCLLHKANIEYILINYIAEVMLNQEIEIYYQVEEDSTILIGKNQNKQVFLAKVNKQISD from the coding sequence ATGTCAGAGAAAATACCCTTTCAATTTGAGAAAAAATTCGAGGTTTTGTCTTTTCAGATAGATCCCAAGGGAAGACTCCGTATGTCTGCTTTGGCAGATCTGATGCAGGAAGTGGCCTGGAAACATGCGGATAGCAGGGACTTCGGTAAAGCACTTTTCGACCAAGGATATATTTGGGTATTGTCAAGATTTGAAATCAAAGTGCATAAAATGCCTTCATGGGGTGAGGAGATTACAGTGAAAACGGCCGGGAGGGGAATAGACAAGCTGTTTGCATTAAGGGAGTTTTTGGTGGTTAGTGCGACTGGTGAAGTATTGGCAGAAGCAATGTCCGCATGGTTGTTATTGGAAATCAAATCGAAAAGACCCCAAAGGCCAGGGAATGTATTGCCCCCGGAGTTGTTCAGCTATATTGATGGATCCCAACTAATGCCGGATAAAATACCACTTCCGGAAAAGCCTGTTTTTGGTGATCTTATAAAGGTAAGACCATTTGATCTCGACATGAACAATCATGTAAATAATGTAAGCTATATCAGGTGGGTTGAGGATTTTTGCTTATTACATAAAGCAAATATCGAGTACATACTCATAAATTACATTGCGGAGGTAATGTTGAATCAGGAAATAGAAATCTATTATCAGGTTGAAGAAGATTCGACCATATTGATTGGGAAGAACCAAAATAAACAGGTTTTTTTGGCAAAAGTGAACAAACAGATCTCAGATTGA
- a CDS encoding MFS transporter: MTLLQKRRIALGSLFFLAGLCFASWASRIPDIQVKFDLSESQLGSLLLGLPVGSVLALPLAGWAVHRFGSRIVVLLSSAGYIVFLPLIGFSESLWMLVPVVFFFGMTGNLMNISLNTQALALEDNYGRNILGSFHGTWSLAGFTGAGIGAIMIFLHVLPKFHYLFVAGLVLIVTFLVQSLLVDEQSSGGGGGLVLRKPDDMLLRIGSISFLGMLCEGCMFDWSGVYFKKVVEIEAGLVALGYVSFMGAMASGRFIADRVTNKYGKVLILRISGLVIFSGLILSVLFPVPIVATIGFLLVGFGVASIIPIAYSTAGRSKLYPPGVSLAIISTISFFGFLIGPPLIGFIADLLSLKASFTLVAIAGLGIAVLSTIKTDVFYPGKVAAK; the protein is encoded by the coding sequence ATGACTTTACTTCAAAAAAGAAGAATAGCTTTAGGGAGCTTATTTTTTTTGGCAGGGCTATGTTTTGCTTCTTGGGCTTCCCGTATTCCTGATATCCAGGTGAAGTTTGATCTTTCTGAATCCCAATTGGGTTCTTTGCTTTTGGGATTGCCGGTTGGTTCAGTATTGGCCCTTCCCCTGGCTGGTTGGGCAGTTCATCGGTTTGGAAGTAGGATTGTGGTATTGCTATCCTCGGCTGGATACATTGTTTTTCTACCTCTGATTGGATTCAGCGAATCTTTGTGGATGTTGGTTCCGGTGGTGTTTTTTTTTGGTATGACAGGAAATTTGATGAATATCTCGTTGAATACCCAGGCTTTGGCCTTAGAGGATAATTACGGAAGAAATATCTTGGGATCTTTCCATGGAACGTGGAGTCTGGCGGGTTTTACAGGGGCAGGAATCGGAGCAATCATGATTTTTTTACATGTACTTCCCAAGTTTCATTATTTGTTTGTGGCCGGGTTGGTTTTAATAGTGACATTCTTGGTTCAAAGTCTTCTAGTGGATGAACAGAGTTCTGGCGGAGGCGGTGGTCTGGTGTTAAGAAAACCTGACGACATGTTGCTGAGAATAGGATCAATATCATTTTTGGGAATGCTTTGCGAGGGCTGTATGTTTGATTGGAGCGGGGTCTATTTTAAGAAAGTGGTGGAAATAGAAGCAGGTTTGGTTGCTTTGGGATATGTGTCTTTTATGGGTGCAATGGCTTCAGGAAGGTTTATTGCGGATAGGGTTACCAATAAATATGGGAAAGTGCTCATTTTGAGAATCAGTGGGCTGGTTATTTTTTCAGGACTGATTTTATCAGTTTTGTTTCCGGTTCCAATTGTGGCTACAATCGGATTTTTGCTTGTAGGATTTGGGGTTGCTTCAATTATTCCCATAGCATACAGTACAGCGGGCAGGTCAAAACTTTATCCTCCTGGTGTTTCTTTGGCCATCATATCGACCATTTCGTTTTTCGGGTTTTTGATAGGTCCGCCTTTAATTGGTTTTATAGCAGATTTGTTAAGTTTGAAAGCTTCCTTTACCTTGGTGGCTATAGCTGGGTTGGGTATTGCTGTTTTGTCCACTATCAAAACCGATGTCTTCTATCCTGGAAAAGTAGCAGCCAAATGA
- a CDS encoding DUF6691 family protein: MKTTITEKKQDPKDCGTLNHKVDHETGFGLIKYLIVGLFFGLIFVKAEIISWFRIQEMFRLQSFFMYGVIGSAILVGMISIQLIKRFNIKTIHGEEIVVPKKEFRKGQIIGGFIFGLGWALTGACPGPLFAQIGSGFTVIAVTLISAIAGTWTYGRFSDKLPN; this comes from the coding sequence ATGAAAACTACAATAACTGAAAAAAAACAGGATCCAAAGGATTGCGGAACGCTTAATCATAAGGTTGATCATGAGACCGGATTTGGATTGATAAAATATTTGATAGTTGGATTGTTTTTCGGTCTGATTTTCGTCAAGGCTGAAATCATTTCCTGGTTCAGAATTCAGGAAATGTTCAGATTACAATCTTTTTTCATGTATGGAGTTATCGGATCCGCCATATTGGTAGGTATGATCTCCATTCAATTGATCAAAAGATTTAACATTAAGACTATTCATGGAGAGGAAATTGTCGTACCGAAAAAAGAATTCAGAAAGGGCCAAATCATTGGTGGATTTATATTCGGATTGGGTTGGGCTTTAACAGGCGCATGTCCGGGACCTTTGTTTGCCCAAATAGGCAGTGGATTTACAGTGATTGCAGTCACTTTAATTAGTGCAATTGCGGGAACATGGACATATGGTAGGTTTTCAGATAAACTTCCCAATTAA